The sequence GAAAGCGAACCTCGCCGCTTGATAGGAGACCTAGTGGCCAAGATCGATGACCTGGTGCAAGGCTTCCTTGCCCAAAGGACGATTGCCGTCGTCGGTGTCTCGGACAGGCGAGAGACAGGCTGCAACCTCGGCTACCGCAAGTTCAAGAAGGCGGGCTACGCCGTCTGGCCGGTCAATCCACGCTTGACGGAATTCGAAGGCGCAGCGTGCTTTCCGGATCTCAAGTCGATCCCCGAGAAGCCTGATGCCGTGTTCATCCTGGCGAATCCGATGGTCACCGAGCAGATTGTCCAGCAATGCATCGAGCTGGGGGTCCAGCATGTCTGGATGCACTGCATGATGGGCACGAAACCCGGCCTGGCTTCAGGCATGACCAGCGTCTCTCAGGAAGCCGTGCAGCG comes from Anaerolineales bacterium and encodes:
- a CDS encoding CoA-binding protein — its product is MSAIMQGDIGPAPERGNPYAPDCQGVDADGMVSMCANASERWWWQESEPRRLIGDLVAKIDDLVQGFLAQRTIAVVGVSDRRETGCNLGYRKFKKAGYAVWPVNPRLTEFEGAACFPDLKSIPEKPDAVFILANPMVTEQIVQQCIELGVQHVWMHCMMGTKPGLASGMTSVSQEAVQRCREHGIAVIPGSCPNQFLNPDLGHSAMRVLWRALGFMKVNGSSKAEARA